TGGGCCTCCGACGCCAGCGAAGCCACCGAGTGCACCAGCGCCTGCAGAAGCGCGAACACCCCCATCAACACGATCCAGAGCAAGGCGCCTTTGAACGCGGCGGCTTTGTCCGCCGCGCCGATCCCGGCACCCACGGAATCCACAATCTGCTTGATTAAAAAGAGCTGGACCAGGGGAAAAAGCCCTTGCAGGATCACCAGTGCGCCGTTAGCCAGGGTCAGTCCCGGAGCGATGCGCCACACCAGCTTGATGGCCTTGTCCAGGCGCAGGGCGATGCGGATGCGCTCACGCATTCCGCGTGGACCGGCTTTACCCGGCTGCATTGGTATTCCCTCCGGCGCTCACTAACCCTTTCACGCGTCGCCACAACGCGAATAGCAACCGCTTCAATTGCAGTTTTCCCAGAACCAGGAAAGCCAGCCTTCCGCCCTTTCCCTGCCAGGGCCAGAAGCAGCGACGACCGTCACGCTCAAGCGCGGTCACCACCCCCAGGATATGCTCGTCCATCACTTGGCCGTCCGCCACCCCCACCCGGTCGCCCTTGATGAGGAAGCTTCCTTTGTGCCGCCGCGTCACGCGGTGAACCACCAGGCGACCGGGACCGGGAAGACGGCAGGCAACCACCTGCCCAACCCGCGGTTCACCCCGCAACAATGGTGAAATCATGACCACGTCTCCATCGCGGATTGATGGAGCCATACTCTTTCCCGCGGCCCGGAACCGAAAAGGAACTCCCCGCTCGATTACGGCTTCCATCAGATCAGCGGTCGCCCTTGATGAAAGCGAAAGTACGGGGCACTCGTTCCGGGTAACATTCATTCGGCTATTATAACGGCGATTGACCCGCGCGTGAAGGGGAAAACTAAAGTGAAAAGATAAAAGTGAAAAGTAAAAACCCTACGAGAACTTCCTGGTCCTCCTACTGATACTCCCAGAAGATCCTCCTACGAATACTCCTGAGCGCCTCTACAAGCTCTCCCAGGATTCCCCTACTTTCTCTCCCGAGACCCCCTACAAGGACTCTCAGCCCCTGGCCATCCCCCGGTTCAATGACGCTTGCGAAGCAAGCTAATGACATGAGCGAAGCGAATAGATGACAAGTGTATCGAATGACAGGGTATCTGAATGACAAGCACGCTTTTGTTTGGTTCATTTGAATTTGGATCATTGGGATTTGTTTGGGATTTAGAATTTGGGATTTCGGATTTAGGTCCCCAATGACGCTCGCAAAGCAAGCAAATGACAAGTGCTCCTGGTTACCCAATGACCAGATTTTTTATACTTTCGACTCAGTGCTCCTGCTCTCGCCCCTCGCCGCTAGCCATTCGCCGAGAGAAGCTCATCTAGCTCCTCCCAGAACCGGCCGTTCAAACTGATCCGCAAACGATAAACCGGCAGTACCTTGGCCACCTCCACGGCGCTGTGAAACCGCGCAAGATTCACCTCACGGACAACATCGTCATCCATACCCCCAGTCGCGTACACCAGGGTCTGACCGCTCACATCCACCAGTTCACTCACCGCCTGGTTATGCGAGAGGAATTCCAATTGATCCTTCTCATATTGAGATAACATGCATATCAAGGCCACAGGCACTGCTTGGGAAACGTCCCACGCTCCCTGCAGATCCCCCAGGCGCAGGCGGCTCAAAGTGGGCCAGGCATGCGCCCAATACCCGCCGTCCCTTCCTTTAACGATCAAACACATGTCATCACTCAATGCGCGCCAGGGGGCAGGCAAGCGCCCGGCGGCCGTACTTTTGCCCACGCCGCCGGGACCCGCCAGGATCACGCCCGTACCGTTCTTTTCCACCAGGGCCCCGTGAACCAGCAATCCGCCGTTGCGTTCACAGCCACGGGCCACGACCCCGGCAGCCCGGATCATTGCCAGCCCCATCTTGCGTTGCGAGGTCATCGGCCCCGCTTCGCAGATGGTTCTGCCTTCC
This region of Candidatus Aminicenantes bacterium genomic DNA includes:
- the scmC gene encoding SynChlorMet cassette protein ScmC; translated protein: LSRNTTIHSSIQSNIELITADRYLWRFYAEGDGADLFLSTLARVMGLSTQTELTGSRSISPDIKEVLIRVMPKGVSRKDFPIELEGRTICEAGPMTSQRKMGLAMIRAAGVVARGCERNGGLLVHGALVEKNGTGVILAGPGGVGKSTAAGRLPAPWRALSDDMCLIVKGRDGGYWAHAWPTLSRLRLGDLQGAWDVSQAVPVALICMLSQYEKDQLEFLSHNQAVSELVDVSGQTLVYATGGMDDDVVREVNLARFHSAVEVAKVLPVYRLRISLNGRFWEELDELLSANG